The region TGGCAACAATGGGCAACAGCAATACTAATGAGTCATGGCAAAATGGGTTTTACAACAACAGGTAATGGCAATAGCTTGTCATGGCAATTACAGTATAATACACTAATACAGATTTCTCATCAATAAACTCGGCTAAGTTACTTGTTCACTGTGCCAGTCACACAGgagcagaggggaagaaatgtggatattaccAGATTTTCAATTTCAGGGTCCTGGTTTCAATCATGGcagtgtctggtgggtaaagagtggagttTTTTCTTACCTCCCAGGTCCTAAGATCTACACCATGAAACCCCTCCAAAATGTTGTGTATGCAGAAAATCGATTACACACACTGAAAAATCAGCAATATATTCACACTTATATCTGCATGCACCAACCATGACCACCTCATCAGGGAGCTGATGCAGGTTATGTAATACTAATATGACATAACGTCATAAGTCATCAGGAAGCTGATGAAGGTCATGTATTGTAATACTAAAAATCTTCACCATTGGTACCTGACACACTATGACACTCATATGACTtaaaatgaagatttttttctttacatattTGGACACAAATATAAACTTTATGAGGTTCTGAAAGGTTGCTCTCTCTCCTCAGATTCAGAATGATCAATGGTGAAACACTGGCAATATAATTTCTgtttatatcatatatcatatcaatatcatatTAATACCAAGGCATGTAGGCCTAATAAGGCCTTTTgtccgcttgaagtggggaagaaaaggagagTTCCCACATATTATCATCTTCCAATATTCATAAACCACAAAATATctagatgagttttgtatttaaaattctgtTAGTGCCTGTCAAAGTAATTTTTaaaagtattcactgttcctgtggaaacaacatcttgtggcaaattgttccagacatttgttactctgttaaaaaaaaaattaaaaaatgcaaATCTGAAAGTTTTTACTGAAAGTTTtaacagtttgtaggaatggcctcttgtaacagtgttctcattcaatgtaaacaaagaatgTATCGTTCTTCTGTCATATAAaccatgagtcattttatacatctctatcacatcaccacacagacTTAGACTTCTATACTCTATACTAGGTAACTGGAGTGCTTGCATTctattttcatagtccatatcagcaaagccaataaTTCTTTTTGTAAATCTTCTTTCAATACGGTCTATATGTTTCACTAAGCCCATATTCCAAACAGCATAACCATATTCCAAGACTGGCCttactaatgacttaaataatggcaccataatGTTCTAAGTTTTACACTGTATATTCCCAACTAACATTTCAGTCAATCTATTGGCCTGTTTTATGGTTTAATTtatatgaacatcaaaagagagatcACAGTCAACAATGACCCCAAGAtctcttgacttgacttgacttgacttgatcaaCGATTGAGGCTTATTTGCCTGTTCGTTGTTCCTACGACTCCTCTTTCTCTGATGAAGTCTCCTGCAGCTCATCACCATCCATATAATACTTTAAATGTGGATTAATCTTTCCTAcatgtaaaactttacatttattgctattaaaCTTAATTTGCCATACTTATAACAGTCCAGTGTATTACTATTAACTTATCAATTGTAACTTGTAACTTCAATCTACCGAtatcagaatctacttcctcatagatctttgtatcatctgcaaaaacTATAGAACTGGTCCTGTATCTACTTACCCAACGGCCTTGATAATGTAGAAGATGACAACGATACCTGTCACTCCAAGCAAAACAAATATCGCACGCCATAACATCTCACGGTTTTGCGACAAATTATCCAACAGTTTGGTCACTAAAGACTTGTTGTCTGCTTTGCAGTCTGTGTCGTTCTTGTCCGGTGTGGTACAGTTCTTTCCAAAGCTTTCTGACGCAGCATCTGGTTTCTTCACACTTGTAACATTCCCTTGCACTCCTTCAGTTCTTTCCCCGTTTACATTACCGTCTACTTTCGACACAGAAGCCACAGAGTTATCGACGGTGTTGTGTTCGTCAGACTTCGACTGGTCATCTGTCGCAGACGACACGATCAGAAAGAGCGTAAACACGACAAAACAGAATGTGAAGGCACGGTTGCTCTGACGTTCCATTGTGCATGCGAGCTGAGTATTAGAAGAAAACTGTATCATAAAAACACCATGCTTCGACTAACACTACTAAACAAGACGCAAACTGCTGGGTGTTGGCAGATAATTTGGCTGGATCCAGGATGTCACATCACATGCCCCACGTCAGTCTATGCGGAAGTCAAAACCAGTAGTCTCGGAGTAACTGGTGTTATCTCAGTTGTCTCGGCGTAGCCCTGTCCACAGTTGCAGAAAAACGCAAAACAACAATGTAACAGTCCTCACATGTAGAGAAGACAAAATCACGCCTCGTTTGCAGTCAATAGCGTCATATCGCCTAAGAAAAGACTTTTAACAGCTGGGATGTGAACCATGCCAAtgctatacatacatatatatatgtatatataaagttATTCTTTTAATGAATGAGAGGGATAGAGTTGGAGAGTTTTCATTGCCAGCTCAGCCCAGTTAATTTAATAACTTACCCCTACTTTGGTTCAGACCTTACCACAAATCTAGCAAAAACGTCGACTCTGGTCTCCCTTGAATGATGCCAAAGAGAGACCTGGTACATTTTTCTATGCATGAATGCAACAAGGAAAAAGTATATCTGAATGTgttggttcaaacaggaatttgGCAAAACATATTAGAATTGTGTCATCTTGTCATTGTATAACCAACTTGAAAACATAACTCCAGAAGGAAATCTATGACATTATTattgtggaaaaacaaaataaagcaaaacaaatcaTTTCTTGCTGGGACATAGGATGGTGAGACTCGAGATTTCCAGTTGATGTCTGTATGAGTTTGGTGCCAGATATCCTCTCATACTGTCTGATTACCATGTCTTTCTGCTCTTCTTTGAACTGCCTCAGTTTTTTCATGTTTTCAGCAGTGTCAGTGTTCTGGATAGAGCAACACCATTCCTGGCATGTGCGAACCAGAGTGTTAcatatatcaataataatgatatcataataatgatgatatataataattatattgttatcatcactgttatttctttctcttttaaaaaaaaatactgttttaAAGGTAATAGATAGGTATATGGGCTTTTCCCCCATCCAGTCCCTGATTTTGTAGCTTAATTTGTTCACTGTTCAGGGAGATGAAATTTCAAGAACTTTATCATGTTTCCCCTCTTTGTGATCCGGTTGTTGTGGCCATAGCAGCCCAGATCTTTTCTGACTTGGACACTGAGGTGTTTTACTGTTGATATCTGCCCCAGAGTGTGGTCTTTCAATGTATTGTTAAAGAAGCTGCCTAGTCTATTCTTTGATCTGGAGGGAGAAAGGGTTTACAATTTTGTGGGTGTGCTGCTGTACCCCATGTTAATTCCCAGTTTGATAAAGTGTTAGGATCAACCTGGAGGAGTTGACAGTCCCTCAGGTTCCCAGCAGTCTTGTCTTTGAGTGTACTTGATTTGGGGGGTCatttataaatataaaaaaaacaaagcctaAAAAGTCATCCAATGAAGGTTATGATTAAAATAAAATGTTTGCTGTTACCTCAGGTTTGTTCTACAGATTTCAGTGCTTTCATTCATCACCTGTCAGGTCGAGTCTGGTCTACTTTGCTGTAGTATAGTGGGGGTCCAGGTTTTGGGGATATCTTTtcttatttatgtgtgtatgtgtgtgtgtctgtgtgtgtttgtgtgtgcatgtttctgtctgtgtgcacacatacacatatatgcattgaggaatacacacactgacagacatccaTATCAACTGCCTCACCAAGATCAGTTAACTATAGTGTGAAAATATTGCTGTTCCTATCTTGTTTTGTAAAGGGCATATATCTAtaaatgtgtgtgtccgtgcatgtgtacatgtgtagacTTATGCCACAGCCATACATACTTCACTCTTCATTcttaaaaagacagaaacaactccccacaaaaaacaaaaacaaaaattatatgTCAtgatttaaaaatcttttttatttGAAACCACTTCTCACAATCAACATCAAAGCATATGCATTCTCTGTTAAGACATCCACAATCATACTCTCTCACATACCACACAGTCAATGTCAATGCACAGCGCACAGTGACActtaacaatacaatgcaaaaagaagaaagtgagaaatgaagaaaggaaaataataaataagatgAAAGAAAATTACTTTCTCAAGCAAAGTCTTTGCAGTACCAGTTTAGTATGTACACATGATctaaacacagaaagagaaaagtaTTTTCAAAaatcagaaaagaagaagaagaaaaaaaaatgtctgtcctCAATTATGCATTTCTATTTCACTTTTTCAAACATGACTTTTGTATACGCTTGTACAATGCTTCCACTTGGGAAGGGTCAGATGGAAGGGAGGGTTTGCAGTCTTTCAGGGCAGCCACAAAATGAGCCTGATGCACACACTCTGCTGCCATGGACTCcctcagtgccagcagtccagcctgcacacacacacacacacacacacacacacacatgcacacacacacacacacacatgcacacatacacacacactttaacattaaaaaaaaatcttaagctATCCAAGATGAAACATTACTAACTATATAATTCTAACCCTCACAGTATATGTTTTTAAATTATTCTGCTGGAAGGCAGTCAAAATGCCCTATGCTCAAGACTACTGATCAGATTATGGCTAAGAGGTGAGAAAAAAGATGATGCCGTtcacaagacatttttttttttattcagttttttttttcagctccttGGCCCAATGAACAAATGTCAAGATGATAATGCATGAACAGCCCACCTCTTTACAAACTCCTCTGATGTCAGCCCCTGTGTAACCCAAGGTCTGTTCTGCCAAGAGACAGAGGTCAACATCCTCTGCCAATGGCATCTTTCTGGTGTGGATTCTGAAACTCTGCAGTCGAccctgaaaacaaaaataattagcATGAGTGAAAGCTccacatcttcaactccaatgtgaagtcattgcggacaacacagacgatgcagcagaagattcagacattcttcaacacctgtctgaagcgtatctacaagatccgatggcaggagaagatccgaaacgaagatctgtgggagcgagcgggacaggaaccagtggccaagcagatactgcggaggaagtggagctGGATCGGATACACCCTCAGGaaaccagcgtccagcatcacatgccaagccctgacctggaacccgcagggaaagaggaagagaggccggcctcgcaacagctggaggcgagataccgaggcagagctgaagcagcaagggaccaactggactggaatggccagaacagcccagaacagagtgcgatggcgaggggtcgtcgatggcctatgctccaccaggagcgatgggcaaaatgaatgaaatgaatgaaagctGCTTGTGAATGTcagtgaatgagtgggtgagtgtgagagagagagtaagagagagaaagagagatgcgtgtgtgcatgtgtgagcaagTGGGTGCatgctgtatctctctccctctctttctttctctttctccgtctctctgatacacagacagagcaatGAACCAGTTCGATCGATCCGATTCTTTCAGAAAATGAAAcgaagaaggaacaacaacaacaacaacaacaaaaaaccccaaacaaacaaaaagaaaacagaagtctCTAGGCAGAagaatcaacaaaaaaaacaaaaacaacaacaacaaaaaaaagccatcAAAACACTCACCCGTCACTCTACCCACTTCCCCATCTGATcctccaaccaaccacccacaccaccatccctcctccctaaccccaccctccatccacttTTCCTTCACCCTcttctcccacccacctctccagcCATCTCACCTGGGCGTCCGGAGGAGGGACGTAGATCAGACGATCCATTCTCCCTGGTCGCAGCAAGGCAGCGTCCAGCATGTCAGGCCTGTTGGTCGCCGCCACCACCAGCACGTGACGATCGTGGGCCTCTTGTATTGTCGTCCGTCTGTGCTCGGTCTGTTGCAAAGGGATGTGACAATGTGCAGGAATTGTACTGAAGAAGTGAATTTCACGGtaacatttcaacaacaacagcaaaagtaaaaaaaaaaaaaaaagaaaagaaagaaaaagaagaaaataatacaaCTTAGAAGCTCTCATTCAGTTCTTTCGTTTATATTATTCAGAAGCTTTctgtatattttatatttttatatttacataaaaaaagaaag is a window of Babylonia areolata isolate BAREFJ2019XMU chromosome 22, ASM4173473v1, whole genome shotgun sequence DNA encoding:
- the LOC143297323 gene encoding uncharacterized protein LOC143297323 — translated: MIQFSSNTQLACTMERQSNRAFTFCFVVFTLFLIVSSATDDQSKSDEHNTVDNSVASVSKVDGNVNGERTEGVQGNVTSVKKPDAASESFGKNCTTPDKNDTDCKADNKSLVTKLLDNLSQNREMLWRAIFVLLGVTGIVVIFYIIKAVGLRRRRNKSRKYGVITTRGDLEMEPLGQGEDEDEDYTVFEMNGRAK